The sequence CACAGTAGTTGCTGGGGCGGTTGCCAACTGTTGGTTTTCTTTTGAATAAACCACGGTTTCAGTAGCACCGCAGTCGGTAAGCAGCACCACCTCCAAGCCATCATAGAAGTTTGTACTGTACGGCGCATAAGCAACATAAAAGCGCAACTGAGGCTTGGATGTACCCACAAGGCTAAAGTAAGGCGAAAGCAATTCTACCTTTTTTCCGCGCAAATCCAAATTGTAATTATCTACCCATAAAGCCTGTACACCTTGATAGGCAGTAGAAGTAAATTCCCACCCCCCGTCCGGAGAGTTGGTAGATACCTGCCAGTTACCGACCGTGCCGTTGCCATCAGTGATGCTGCCACTTTCAAAACCCTCGACAAGAGGCAAAGGTGCAGGCGCCGCCGGTACAATCACCTTAATGTTCTTTTTGAAAGAAGCTGACTTACTACCGTTGCTTACTACCAACTCCACCTCATAGGTGTAAGTGCCTGCCCCAAGCGCCGTAGGGTCAAAAGTGATGGTATGCGGACCGGCGCCACTTGCAGTGCTCGAAGGCGTAAGCGTGCCCCCAACACCAGTAGCGTCAAAGTTCCATGTCCAAGAGGAAATGGCTGGTTCGCTATCAGCTACGCCCGACTGGTCGGTAAAAGTAACAGTCAAAGGAGCACAGCCAGCCTCTTTATCAACTCTGAAGCTGGCGTAGATGTCCAACGGGTCAGCAGCATTTGAAGTAAGGAGTTCTTGGCGGCGGGGTGAATTTTGCAATACGGTCTCCACACGGTTTATCTGTCCCTGTGTGAACAAGTTCATACACACATCATCGGAATAGTCCATATAGTTTTGAAACATATCGGGCAAATCGCCCGAACCTTCATTACAAGAATTAGGTCCTGGAAAGGTACAAGGCGCTCCGGTATAGTTAGGTGCACTGGCAACCGGTGTATCACTTACAAAGTCATCTTTGCTACAATCGCCATCACCCCATATATGGCGTAAACCCAAGAAATGTCCTACCTCATGCGTTGTAGTCCGTCCTCTGTCGTAAGAGGGATATAAATTGAACGGCTGACTGATGGGATTACCCGAAGCGTCATAGTTTGAACCGAAGGCTCTGTACCAAATAACCACGCCATCGGTATTTGCTGCCTCTCCCTCGCCACTAGCGGGCAAGCCGGGCAAAGTGCTTTCAGGGAACTGTGCATAGCCCAATAGCCCTCCGGAGATGTCAAGCACCCAGATATTCAAATACTTCGTTGGGTCCCAAATAGTAGCAGGCTTGATGGTTGATTCTATATAATTATCACTAAAAGGAGGAGCACTCCAGCCCATGGCATTACGATTTACACGATGCACGCCAGGCTCAGCCAGTGGTAAGCCATCTGGGTCACGTGTAGCCAACTTAAATTCAATATCAATGCTGCCGGCTCGTGATAGAAAGACATTTGGTGTATTTACTTTATCGGCATTGGTACGATTGAAATCTTCATTCAGCACCCGTATTTGCGATTCTATTTGAGCATAAGGCAAGTTGGTACCACTCCCTACGCTTTCTCCGTTGTGTATTATGTGCACCACTACGGGGATGGTATAAGTAGTTTTCTTATAAGTTCCTTTTTGCTTTGCTTCTTCTATACTTTTAA comes from Thermonema lapsum and encodes:
- a CDS encoding M43 family zinc metalloprotease, giving the protein MGVPKAWVFLLLLCLLWYGSSAQKVAREKQEAPPKRCATVEYMQKLREQYPSFPSDEAFERWLAPRLKSIEEAKQKGTYKKTTYTIPVVVHIIHNGESVGSGTNLPYAQIESQIRVLNEDFNRTNADKVNTPNVFLSRAGSIDIEFKLATRDPDGLPLAEPGVHRVNRNAMGWSAPPFSDNYIESTIKPATIWDPTKYLNIWVLDISGGLLGYAQFPESTLPGLPASGEGEAANTDGVVIWYRAFGSNYDASGNPISQPFNLYPSYDRGRTTTHEVGHFLGLRHIWGDGDCSKDDFVSDTPVASAPNYTGAPCTFPGPNSCNEGSGDLPDMFQNYMDYSDDVCMNLFTQGQINRVETVLQNSPRRQELLTSNAADPLDIYASFRVDKEAGCAPLTVTFTDQSGVADSEPAISSWTWNFDATGVGGTLTPSSTASGAGPHTITFDPTALGAGTYTYEVELVVSNGSKSASFKKNIKVIVPAAPAPLPLVEGFESGSITDGNGTVGNWQVSTNSPDGGWEFTSTAYQGVQALWVDNYNLDLRGKKVELLSPYFSLVGTSKPQLRFYVAYAPYSTNFYDGLEVVLLTDCGATETVVYSKENQQLATAPATTVLFTPTYDQWREEIIDLSAYIGQTDLRIAIRNKGGYGNALYIDGLKLYDAQLNADISLSANRGRVPFTVTISDASSVETGQPPINSWNWDFNATALQGVVVNPYATSSTQGPHTITYDVESNEAALYTVQVKLTVSNGSYNDTKQVPLMLEVPLNVPQDLTVSSNGVPKVTCSWTYPDDNGAEGFRVERSEDGLNFVMVGATALNELSYTDETVLLGRTYYYRVYAYNDTKGIRSDYTPVQQVRVSETVTGVEDELSAKVQLYPNPNNGTFTVTLPQAQNATLRVLNQLGQVVWHGTMAEKQRELLLDLSRGVYFLQIQLKESVETMRLVIE